In Ptychodera flava strain L36383 chromosome 21, AS_Pfla_20210202, whole genome shotgun sequence, a genomic segment contains:
- the LOC139121739 gene encoding NXPE family member 3-like produces MPLRLSFMTIRPRLTSLFCIVLGMAIGMFLNSKSGLSVKDDHAFVTYDRDFPTIISRTVKPASFTPTPQIEGRPKQVTGSIKMATAVHDNVAEADDLNFPLDKSQELILFPYDKFSRYGLEWKGIVEELMWADKETDGTTSPGDKPFLIGDGTLGLTSVNSSRIYLKGNRTIFSRGELIHLVIEAKDEKGRARGRGGDFFFAVLSNDIKHQRTAGRVFDHGNGTYDVYFHAAWTGAASITVMLYFTREAVHWLNTQVRGQEDRIAWKGIYTLDPENSEKGEYSFCHIVNEGTWENECEYRNPVSIGKTVFLCERPKNFKCEDMYALVGDVDGLNIRAAQMINESYNMKIFSRDYIKASFAANPIKLQINEPVDGVPIKNGIPELPLCDADLPVPISDGFWRDKMVYEYSSCKATQFSDQEIFQCLENRHLWFCGDSTMRQWYNMLLFILTGRQKFRYAKSDITTGKNTTTYIFSHGLRTGRNAGNISHLTFEADIIDRIARTESCNSAVMVMNINYHFLSWSTRAYIERLLHGRKAVVRLLSRCPGAKMMIKMTHPRDNEDLMQTVHSSNWVLYDINRIVRRIFGGLGVHFIDIWDMSLSHISPDNIHMPREDVITQQLMLYLSHICPEMAANNAKHIADGNGKFKHY; encoded by the exons ATGCCACTTCGGTTATCATTTATGACGATAAGGCCAAGGCTGACGTCACTATTTTGTATCGTCCTCGGAATGGCTATCGGAATGTTCCTTAACAGCAAG TCTGGGTTGAGCGTTAAAGACGACCATGCCTTTGTGACGTATGATAGGGACTTCCCAACAATAATATCAAGGACAGTCAAACCAGCTAGTTTCACACCGACTCCCCAGATCGAAGGAAGACCAAAACAGGTAACAGGGAGCATTAAAATGGCCACAGCTGTTCATGACAATGTCGCTGAAGCTGATGACTTGAACTTTCCACTCGACAAGTCCCAAGAACTCATCCTGTTTCCATATGACAAGTTTTCACGATACGGACTGGAGTGGAAAGGGATCGTTGAAGAGCTTATGTGGGCTGACAAAGAGACAGATGGTACCACTTCCCCTGGAGATAAACCATTTCTGATTGGGGATGGTACCTTAGGTCTCACGTCGGTCAATTCAAGCAG GATATATTTAAAAGGAAACAGAACCATTTTCAGTAGAGGTGAACTAATACACCTTGTAATCGAGGCCAAAGATGAAAAGGGACGCGCCAGAGGACGAGGTGGAGATTTTTTCTTCGCCGTTCTATCGAATGACATAAAACACCAGCGAACCGCAGGAAGGGTATTTGACCATGGTAACGGGACATACGACGTGTATTTCCATGCAGCATGGACAGGTGCTGCCAGCATCACCGTGATGCTGTATTTCACCAGGGAGGCAGTTCATTGGCTCAATACACAGGTCAGGGGTCAGGAAGATAGAATCGCTTGGAAAGGAATATACACGCTTGATCCTGAGAACTCAGAGAAGGGTGAATATTCATTCTGTCACATCGTCAACGAAGGAACTTGGGAGAATGAATGTGAGTACAGAAATCCAGTGTCGATTGGAAAGACTGTCTTTCTCTGTGAGCGCCCTAAGAACTTCAAATGCGAAGATATGTACGCCTTGGTGGGTGACGTTGACGGTCTGAACATACGTGCTGCGCAAATGATCAACGAGAGTTATAATATGAAGATTTTCAGCAG AGACTATATCAAGGCATCATTTGCAGCAAATCCGATTAAACTCCAGATCAATG AACCCGTTGATGGGGTGCCCATTAAGAATGGAATCCCGGAATTGCCCCTATGTGATGCAGATCTACCTGTTCCAATCTCTGATGGATTTTGGAGGGACAAAATGGTGTACGAGTATTCGTCATGCAAAGCTACACAGTTCAGTGACCAGGAAATCTTTCAGTGTCTTGAGAATCGCCATCTTTGGTTCTGTGGTGACTCAACGATGCGACAATGGTATAATATGCTGCTTTTCATACTGACCGGTCGCCAAAAATTCAGATACGCAAAATCTGACATAACGACAGGTAAAAACACAACTACATACATATTCTCCCATGGCTTACGAACTGGCAGAAACGCAGGCAATATTAGCCATTTAACCTTTGAAGCTGACATCATCGACAGGATCGCCCGGACAGAATCCTGCAACTCCGCCGTTATGGTCATGAATATCAATTATCATTTTCTTTCGTGGTCCACAAGAGCCTACATAGAAAGACTGCTTCACGGGAGGAAGGCAGTCGTACGATTACTGTCGAGGTGCCCCGGCGCTAAAATGATGATCAAGATGACGCATCCACGTGACAACGAAGACCTCATGCAAACTGTACACAGCAGTAACTGGGTGCTATATGACATCAACCGTATCGTGAGACGTATATTCGGAGGGCTGGGGGTCCACTTCATAGACATATGGGATATGTCCCTGTCGCACATTTCCCCGGATAACATTCACATGCCAAGAGAAGATGTCATAACACAACAGCTGATGCTTTATCTGTCGCACATCTGTCCCGAGATGGCAGCCAATAATGCAAAACACATAGCGGATGGCAATGGTAAATTTAAACATTACTGA
- the LOC139121737 gene encoding NXPE family member 2-like: MPLRLSFMTIRPRLTSLFCVVLGMAIGMFLNSKSGLSVKDGHAFVTYVRDIPTTISRTVTPASFIPTPQIEEEPKQVTGGIKMATAVHDNVAEADDLNFPLDKSQELILFPYNKFSRYGLEWKGIVEELMWADKETDGTTSPGDKPFLIGDGTLGLTSVNSSRIYLKGNRTIFSRGELIHLVIEAEDEQGRARGRGGDFFFAVLSNDIKHQRTAGRVFDHGNGTYDVYFHAAWTGAANITLMLYFTREAVHWLNTQVRGQEDRIGWIGIYTLDPENSEEGEYSFCHIVNEGTWENECEYRNPVSIGKTVFLCERPKNFKCEDMYALVGDVDGLNIRAAQMINESYNMKIFSRDYIKASFAANPIKLEIKEPVDGVPVKNGIPEVPLCDADQPVPISDGFWRDKMVYEYSSCKATQFSDQEIFQCLENRHLWFCGDSTMRQWYICCFSY; this comes from the exons ATGCCACTTCGGTTATCATTTATGACGATAAGGCCAAGACTGACGTCACTATTTTGTGTCGTCCTCGGAATGGCTATCGGAATGTTCCTTAACAGCAAG TCTGGGCTGAGCGTTAAAGACGGCCATGCCTTTGTGACGTATGTTAGGGACATTCCAACAACAATTTCAAGGACAGTCACCCCAGCTAGTTTCATACCGACTCCCCAGATCGAAGAAGAACCAAAACAGGTAACAGGGGGCATTAAAATGGCTACAGCTGTTCATGACAACGTCGCTGAAGCTGATGACTTGAATTTTCCACTCGACAAGTCCCAAGAACTCATCCTGTTTCCGTATAACAAGTTTTCACGATACGGACTGGAGTGGAAAGGGATCGTTGAAGAGCTTATGTGGGCTGACAAAGAGACAGATGGTACCACTTCCCCTGGAGATAAACCGTTTCTCATTGGGGATGGCACCTTAGGTCTCACGTCGGTCAATTCAAGCAG GATATATTTAAAAGGAAACAGAACCATTTTCAGTAGAGGTGAACTAATACACCTTGTAATCGAGGCTGAAGATGAACAGGGACGCGCCAGAGGACGAGGTGGAGATTTTTTCTTCGCCGTTCTATCGAATGACATAAAACACCAGCGAACCGCAGGAAGGGTATTTGACCATGGTAATGGGACATACGACGTGTATTTCCATGCAGCATGGACAGGTGCTGCCAACATCACCCTGATGCTGTATTTCACCAGGGAGGCAGTTCATTGGCTCAATACACAGGTCAGGGGTCAAGAAGATAGAATAGGTTGGATAGGAATATACACGCTTGATCCCGAGAACTCTGAGGAGGGTGAATATTCATTCTGTCATATCGTCAACGAAGGAACTTGGGAGAATGAATGTGAGTACAGAAATCCAGTGTCGATTGGAAAGACTGTCTTTCTCTGTGAGCGCCCTAAGAACTTCAAATGCGAAGATATGTACGCCTTGGTGGGCGACGTTGACGGTCTGAACATACGTGCTGCGCAGATGATCAACGAGAGTTATAATATGAAGATTTTCAGCAG AGACTATATCAAGGCATCATTTGCAGCAAATCCGATTAAACTGGAGATCAAAG AACCCGTTGATGGGGTGCCCGTTAAGAATGGAATCCCGGAAGTGCCCCTATGTGATGCAGATCAACCTGTTCCAATCTCTGATGGATTTTGGAGGGACAAAATGGTGTACGAGTATTCGTCATGCAAAGCTACACAGTTCAGTGACCAGGAAATCTTTCAGTGTCTTGAGAATCGCCATCTTTGGTTCTGTGGTGACTCAACGATGCGACAATGGTATATATGCTGCTTTTCATACTGA